The following are encoded in a window of Corythoichthys intestinalis isolate RoL2023-P3 chromosome 8, ASM3026506v1, whole genome shotgun sequence genomic DNA:
- the LOC130920825 gene encoding long neurotoxin MS4-like codes for MKCLVLVLSLALLLTVGDALKCKKCFFRSCNNEETCDDGEVCGVKKLFGKFPIQRCVSKFMCPRLFMNMFARGKCCETDLCNTA; via the exons ATGAAGTGCTTGGTTTTGGTTTTGAGCCTCGCCCTGCTGCTTACAGTTG GTGATGCTCTGAAatgcaaaaagtgtttttttaggaGCTGTAACAATGAGGAAACATGTGATGATGGCGAAGTGTGCGGAGTCAAGAAACTCTTTGGCA AATTCCCTATACAACGCTGCGTGAGCAAATTTATGTGCCCACGCCTTTTTATGAACATGTTCGCCAGAGGAAAGTGCTGCGAGACCGACCTCTGCAACACCGCATAA